One Gemmatimonadota bacterium genomic region harbors:
- a CDS encoding lipocalin-like domain-containing protein, translating into MPRKLITLLGLVALSACSGSAPAAEVAEETPVVDLATADLKSQFAGAWRLVRIERFAAGGELLEPPIEDRLGYIIYDPAGYMGVTIMQPDRRPYAGNQRTPEEALASYSSYSSYFGTFTVNEAEGFLTHHLEGSLNTRGAGSDYKRFYTLSGNRLTLQPPAGGSGNKTQLTWEKLPDLPESELTETHKRLFGFYRIESVSRRIVDGESLPANQYETAFIIYAPSGHMAVHLMRPGREPYAGTRPTPEEALTAVQTYGSYFGPFSVHEDEGYLVHHRIGNLRPRQTYTDAQRFYELTDTHLTLRPPVGTDSEGRQFQNTLRWARIRD; encoded by the coding sequence ATGCCCAGGAAGCTGATCACGCTATTGGGTCTCGTCGCGCTGTCCGCGTGCAGTGGTAGCGCCCCAGCCGCCGAGGTCGCTGAAGAGACCCCGGTCGTCGACCTCGCCACAGCGGATCTAAAGAGCCAATTCGCCGGCGCGTGGAGGCTGGTCAGGATCGAGCGATTTGCTGCTGGTGGTGAGCTGCTGGAGCCCCCTATTGAGGACCGCCTCGGCTACATCATCTACGACCCGGCCGGCTACATGGGTGTCACGATCATGCAGCCTGACCGGCGGCCGTATGCCGGCAACCAGCGGACGCCCGAAGAGGCGCTCGCTTCCTATTCGAGCTACAGCTCGTACTTCGGCACGTTCACCGTCAACGAGGCCGAGGGGTTTCTGACGCACCACCTGGAGGGCAGTCTCAACACCCGCGGCGCCGGCTCCGACTACAAGCGTTTCTATACGTTGTCGGGGAACCGGCTGACGCTACAGCCACCCGCGGGTGGAAGCGGTAACAAGACGCAGCTCACCTGGGAAAAGCTCCCGGACTTGCCCGAGTCCGAGCTCACGGAGACGCACAAGCGGCTGTTCGGCTTCTACCGGATCGAGTCGGTTTCGCGGCGGATCGTGGACGGCGAGTCGCTCCCGGCCAACCAGTACGAAACCGCGTTCATCATCTACGCTCCCTCCGGGCACATGGCGGTGCATCTGATGCGACCGGGCCGCGAACCGTACGCCGGCACGCGGCCGACGCCCGAGGAGGCGCTGACGGCCGTACAGACGTACGGCAGCTACTTCGGTCCGTTCTCGGTGCATGAGGACGAGGGCTATCTGGTTCATCACCGGATCGGCAACCTGAGGCCGAGGCAGACCTACACCGATGCCCAACGTTTCTACGAGCTGACCGATACGCATCTCACCCTGCGACCGCCCGTCGGGACCGACAGCGAGGGCCGTCAGTTTCAAAACACGCTGAGGTGGGCACGGATCCGCGACTAG